Part of the Edaphobacter lichenicola genome, CGCTGAAAAAACTCAACTACAGCGGAAAACTCGAAGTCTAGCACTGCTCTCGCTAGTTGTTAAGTATGCGCCCTACTGCTTGTAGACGTTGATGTAATACAAATCGGTCGCCACGTCGAACTGATCTTTGGTGAGCGGCGTCTTCATGGTCTGCCACTCGGTGGTGGGATGGATCATCTCCCAGTGTTCCTTCAAGCCTACGCGCACCGGCATGGCGAAGTCTTTTTCGTCGGCCTGCCAGCGGTATTGGACCGTGCCTGCGGGCTCGTCAAACTTCAGCTCCAGCGTGGGGATCGCGGTGTGGCGCAGATACTGATCGAAGACCGGCGTCAGGTTCATGCCGGTCTGCTGGTTGAAGTATTGCTCGACATCTTCGATCATGATGTTCTGATATTGGAAGTGCTGATAGAAGTCGTGGATCAGTGCGAACCAGCGGGCGTCGTCATCCACAATGCTGCGCAAGGTGTTGATAAAGAGCGCGCCCTTGAAGTACTGGTCCTGCGGGGGCTCGGCGTTGGTGCCACGTGCGGTGATGATCGGCCGGTCGTTCTTCACCTTTTTCTTCAGCGCGTTGACGTACTTCACCTCGTCCTCGTGGCCGTAGTTGTACTCGACGTAGAGACACTCGAGGTAAGTGGTCCAGCCCTCGTGGATCCACATATCGGACTTGTCGGCCGCTGTGATGGCGTTGCCGAACCACTCATGGCCGCTCTCGTGAATGATGATGAAGTCGAAGCGCGGGCTGATGCCGACGCCTGTCCAGTCGCGGTCCAGATAGCCGTTGTGAAAGTGGTTGCCGTAGGCGACGGCGCTCTGGTGCTCCATGCCCGCGTACGGAACCTCTATGAGTTTGTACCCGTCCTTCTTGAACGGGTACTCGCCGAAGTAGTGGTAGTACGTCTTCATCATGCCAGGCACCTGCGCGAACTGGCGCTTCGCTCCTTCGAGATCCTCGGGCAGAACGTAGTAGTCGAGGGGGAGGTCGCCGAACTTGTCGTCGAAGTGGACGTAGTTGCCGATGTTCAGCGCCACGTCGTAGTTGTTGATGGGGTAGTGCACCTTCCAGTCCCAGCGCGTGTAGCCGTCGCCGAGATCCTTCTTCCCCATAAACTTTCCATTCGAAACATCCATCAGGCCGTTCGGAACGGCGACGTTGATCTCCATTCCTTCCTGCGGCTCGTCGCGCCACTGATCTTTGTTGGGCCACCAGACGCTCGCGCCGGTCTCTTCGCAGGCGGTGTTGATCCAGGGATGCCCGACGGTGTCCTGCTTGAAGGTGAAGCAGCCGAAACGGCCTGTCTCCACAGGGCTTCCCGAGTAGCGGACGTCGATCGAGTAGGTGTGGCTGTTGCGCAGCGTCCTGGGGAAGTCGACGAAGAAGGTCCCGCCGTCTCGCTCATACTTCAACGTGGTCTTGCCCATGGATATCTTGTCGATCTGCAACGTAGCAAAGAGTTCAAGCTGGATGCGCGTGCCATCGGCAACCATCTTGAAGCGGATGGTGTTCGTGCCGCTGATGAACTTTTTTTCAGGATCGACGCGCAGGTCGAGTCGATAGAAGAGGAGATCGTTGTTGGCGCGATAAGGCCCGTAGGCTCCGCGCAGAAGGTCGGCGTGGGTGGGTTCTTTGTGCGTTGGTTCGTTGATCGCAGGCGTCGTCGTTGCGTTGGCAGCAGGCTGTGACGTCTGGGCGAAGAGCGGCGAGAGACTTGAGGACACCAGGAAAAGCCTGAGGAGCCGGTTGCGGAGGACGATCGTGAGCATTGACTTTAGCCTATCGCGATTTCCGCGCGCGCGAAGCAACCAAAGAACGGGACACGAAGGGCACGCGTCCGCTTTTTTGGACACCTGCGCGGACACCTGCTAAAACAAAGACTGGAATGGCACTCTCCCGAATTTGTATCGACATGGACGAGGTGATGGCGGATGCGCTCGGCGAGCATCTACTGCGCTACAACCAGCACTTCGGCGAGAACGTCACCCTCAAAGACCTGCAAGGTAAGTGGTTGTGGGACGTCGTCTCAACAGACCGTCACGCCATACTCGACGCCTATCTGCGGTCCGACGACTTCTTCGAGGTGCTGGCCGTGATGCCGGAGTCGCAGCGTGTCCTCGAGCGGCTGCACGGCAGCTACGAGGTCTTTATCGCCACCGCCGCGATGGAGGTGCCCACCTCTTTCCAGGCGAAGTACCGCTGGCTGGCGAAGCACTTCCCGTTCATCCCCGCATCCAACATCGTCTACTGTGGCGACAAAAGCATCCTCCGCGCAGACTATCTGATAGACGACAACCCGCGGCAGCTGCGGCGCTTCATGGGCGAAGGCATCCTCTACAGCTCACCCCACAACGCCGGGGTCACCGGCTACAAGCGTGTCAATGACTGGCTCGACGTGGAGAAGTTGTTTTTGAGCTGACCGCGAAGCTGTTTCTAAGCTAACCTCGAAGCCGCTTCCTCACGCGTACAGACTCGACTCAAAGCGCTGCAACGCGGCATCCGACCAGGCATGGCTCGACTTACGCCACGTATCGCCCTGCTCCGACATGAAGTTCGGAAAGTCCATGCGGCAGTATCCGCAGCGTGCCTGAAAATCATAGAGTGCCTGCGCGGTTCCATCGAGATAGAGCACGGCCTGCAGGCCATCGCGCGACCACTCCACCGAGGCGATGCGTTGCGGCTCAGGGCGGTTGAGCTCGGCGTCGCTCTTAGCCAGCGCGGCCACGTTGTAGATCAGCATCGCGTCCATAATGCTGTGTTCATGCACCTCCTGCGAGCGATCGCAGGCATAAAAGTATCCAGCGACACCTTCGTCTTCAAAGACCACGGTCCACGGAACGACGGGCGAGTTGACTGAGAGAAAGGCACGGCCAGGGGTAAAAGAAAGCGACTGCATATCTCTCACGATACACTCGATGAGGCGGCTGCCGAACCCCTCCGGCGGTGCAGGTCACGCGGCAAAGTGCACGCCAGTTGCACCCGGACAGCCGGATGCGAGATCAGACTCAAGGAAAGATAAAGGCCGGCATACCTCAGAATGGGAATGAAGCTCCCCCGCATCAAGTTCGGACGACCGCAGCAGTTGGCTGCGCTGCTCTTGCTCGTCTTTCTCGCCGAGTGCCTCTGGGTCGTCAGCCGGCAGCAGCTCTCCCAGCAGGACTACCGCTACGCCGAGTGCGGCCGCGAGATGTGGGAGCGCCCCTCGCCGCTCGCCGGCTACTTCACCACCTGCGGCAATCTCAACGGCGACGGCACCTTTGCGTATCGCGTAGCCGGCTTTCCCCTTACCGTGCAGCGGCTGGTGATGCTCGGCGCGGATAAGCTTCGCAAGCCGGAGAACCGGCTCTATGCGCAGGGCTCGCTGAACGGCTCGACGTGGGAGGCGCGGCACGAGCTCTTCAGCGTCAAATATCTTCTGCATCTGCCCTTCCTCTTCTTCGCCATCTGGCTTGGCGGCGGCCTGTGGTGGGTCTCGCGCAGGCTCTTCGGCAACGAAGGCGGATTCTTCGCGCTCGGGCTCTACTGCTTCTGTCCCGCCATCGTCCGATCCGCCGTAACACCCAACAACGAAGTCCTGGCGATGTGGGGACTCTACGGGCTCGTCTACACCGCAATTGGGGTCGCTCATGCCATGCATGGTCCACGGCGGAAATGGCGACCGCGAATCGCACTGCTCACCCTCGCCCTCGGACTCACCGCCGCCGCGCATCTGCTGGCGGCGATCATCGGCTTTGTCATGGCGGTCGTGTGGATGATGTATCTCGCCGAGCGCCGGCGCAGCTACGTCATGCAGATCCTCGTCTTCGCAGCCGTCGGCGCACTAGCGATTCTCTTCGCGTTCTATGCCTTCCGCCTCGCGCCGTTCAGCTACATCTTCACCGGCGGCGGAGCGCGTCTCTGGTTTGCGCTTGATGGAGCAAAACGCTTCTTCCTGAGCCCAGCGAATGCACCCATCATCGTGGCCACGCTCGTGGCGCTCCTGCTCTACGTCTCCGCCCGGCGCTGCCGCTACTTTGGCAATACCGCGCCGCTGGTCATGGTTCTGCTGCTCTTTCCGCTGGTCACCACGCAGACGGTATCGCAACCCTGGCTGTGGGCGCTGCCATTTCTCTTCACCTTCGTCGGCGGAGTCTTCGCGGACGTGCTGGAGATGCGCCAGCGCAAGATGTTTCTCGCGCTCTCCGGTGCAA contains:
- a CDS encoding M1 family metallopeptidase → MLTIVLRNRLLRLFLVSSSLSPLFAQTSQPAANATTTPAINEPTHKEPTHADLLRGAYGPYRANNDLLFYRLDLRVDPEKKFISGTNTIRFKMVADGTRIQLELFATLQIDKISMGKTTLKYERDGGTFFVDFPRTLRNSHTYSIDVRYSGSPVETGRFGCFTFKQDTVGHPWINTACEETGASVWWPNKDQWRDEPQEGMEINVAVPNGLMDVSNGKFMGKKDLGDGYTRWDWKVHYPINNYDVALNIGNYVHFDDKFGDLPLDYYVLPEDLEGAKRQFAQVPGMMKTYYHYFGEYPFKKDGYKLIEVPYAGMEHQSAVAYGNHFHNGYLDRDWTGVGISPRFDFIIIHESGHEWFGNAITAADKSDMWIHEGWTTYLECLYVEYNYGHEDEVKYVNALKKKVKNDRPIITARGTNAEPPQDQYFKGALFINTLRSIVDDDARWFALIHDFYQHFQYQNIMIEDVEQYFNQQTGMNLTPVFDQYLRHTAIPTLELKFDEPAGTVQYRWQADEKDFAMPVRVGLKEHWEMIHPTTEWQTMKTPLTKDQFDVATDLYYINVYKQ
- a CDS encoding 5' nucleotidase, NT5C type; this translates as MALSRICIDMDEVMADALGEHLLRYNQHFGENVTLKDLQGKWLWDVVSTDRHAILDAYLRSDDFFEVLAVMPESQRVLERLHGSYEVFIATAAMEVPTSFQAKYRWLAKHFPFIPASNIVYCGDKSILRADYLIDDNPRQLRRFMGEGILYSSPHNAGVTGYKRVNDWLDVEKLFLS
- a CDS encoding DUF2251 domain-containing protein translates to MQSLSFTPGRAFLSVNSPVVPWTVVFEDEGVAGYFYACDRSQEVHEHSIMDAMLIYNVAALAKSDAELNRPEPQRIASVEWSRDGLQAVLYLDGTAQALYDFQARCGYCRMDFPNFMSEQGDTWRKSSHAWSDAALQRFESSLYA